The following nucleotide sequence is from Populus nigra chromosome 15, ddPopNigr1.1, whole genome shotgun sequence.
ACATCTGTAATAGTCGTCGCTACCTTCGATGCTtaaaaaagaggggaaaattCTCCGGTTTTGCTAACAATGACGCTATGCAAAATAGAGGATTGGCTTTAGAACTTGCAGGTGATGGTGATGAACCAGTGCAATAACATTGACCACCGGATATTTAAGCCGATGGCAAGGTGTATTTTCCGATAGAGAAGAGTCATGGCCTCCCCCTTCACGTTCTTTTATTGTCGCAGCGAGGTCTACAAAGACAGCTCTCTCCTTTCACTGTTTGTTGATGAAATCCTGGTCAAGTTCCTTACTCTTTTACAGGGGTTGCGGTGCTCACGCACCAGAGAAACGCCGGTCATTGACTCGGATGGCTCGGCCAAGCTGTATGCTGCCACCCGCCGAACAAAGTTTATGATTATTAGCATTCTAGAAACGACGGTTCCATGGTTGTTTTATAGAACGGAATAAATATTGACTACCCTGTAGCATCATCCAACTTCGAATCCTCTATCTGTGGAaagattcattaaaaaaaaataaaaaataaaaaacacccgGTCATTTTCTCCAGGccttttatttaatagttttgtACATCCACGTGCTCTCTGACGTTAAAAGACTCCTGTTTCTTGTTTTATATCATCTCtgtgaattatatttttgtcaTGTTATATCTGTTGCACTAACCCGTTAAATAATGCCATCTCCTCAGAATATGGAATATTTCcttcatgtatttttatttttttacaagtcCTCATGTTTCACAATAATTACAATCTagtccctgtttttttttttttcaattaagcctGTAGATGTCAGATTGTAAACTTAGTTAAAATTGTTCAAACAATTTAAATGTGTTAATAGACAAAGTTAAGAGTTGAACGGACTTAAATGGGTaatacttatttaaaaaataaaatttttatttcttgaaattatcATATATCTACTATCATTagtttctttataaaaatacttaaaaatcaacataaaaaatttgagacaaattacaagaaaataaagaaaaaataatctcataacAACTACATGATTAGTCAGGTGCTCGAGCGCTATCACGGGAAACTTCTTAGCAATGTTATTAAACACCGCCAAACCTAACAGGTGAACATGATGATCCATCAACTAGGCCTCTTGACTAGGTTGAGTTTTAGATTGATCCGAATTAACCTGTGATCTAAATCATGGCCTTACCCAAGTACTTGAATAACTTtgctttttgaaatttatttttatttaattaaataattataaaaatagatatttattgttgttttttaaagcattcattttaaataaaaaaatattttcttttattcatgtactttttttttcttttgacaaaaaacatgttttctttagtagcattgtttttttttcttaagcaaAAGCGTATTATAATTGTGTAAGAaagctttaattaaaaaattaaaaaaaataatgcatcgATCATCTTTCTAAAagtatcttaaaaaaacaagtacaataaatttcaaaaaaattatatatataaaaaattacaattaagaaaaataatattttattctcattcaatattagtgagaaaattatttaaaaattctgCATATCAGgctaatacataattattcaaaacaaaataacaacatcatcataaaaaaaatcctaatctTCCTAAAAATaacatcttatttttttgttaggaacacattttttgaattaaaggcaatgataattaaaataaaattttgttaaaaatttcttcaatctaaactctatttttttttattaatgcatctattgattattttaacaaaagcaTGTTGCTTAATTGTAAGcactgtttttttaaatataaacctTTAATGTTCTCACaaccatgtttaaaaaaattaaaatcaagtaaaaatctatttaaaaatttaaaaacaaaaattttattttcatcaaatattAGGTGCATAATAGTTGAAAAAGAAGTTACATTCCCATGAAGATCTACAATTTCATTTAGGAACcatggtaaaaataaataataatttaaatatcatgttaagtatttattttatagtttatttcgatcaaaatttttttaaaaaataagggcaTAGAAAAGAGTCAAATGCCTAGGCCAAAGAGATGGGATAGGTGCGCCTAGCCAAATAAAAAGAAGGCTCGTGGTGAGTGCACCTCCAAGGTCAGGCTCGTGCTCATGacattccttcttctttttttatcatcaggCCAGGCAAAAGTTTTTTCAACGTACAAAGGAATGCCATCATTTGTTCAATTGATAAttcaaataatatgattaaaaaaatataataataaataaataaataaataaaataactacaaaaaaaattaaaaaaactcaatctgaGCCAACCTGAATTATGAAACAACTCAATGatgaaatgtaaaattaaaaaaaaaaaaaccaattaaaccgggTTAACTCTCAAACTTTGCAACCATGGATATTGGATTgagataatttgataaaaaacacagtaaaaaaaggttaaataccaattcctaataaatcaaatgagaacatgataattctaaaaaaaaatgaaaagaaaaaaaaggtgaaactcaatctctaacaaataaaatgttgaaggatcaaaatgtaaggaaaaaaatataatttaaaaaggttaaaaaactcaattcgaGCCCACTCGGGTTAagatataaaatttatgatctaGTTGTGATATCTAGGTGAAtgcattcaaaaacaaattgaataatatcttgaagctcaattatatatataaaaaaatttaatgttgaaggacaaaaataaaaaaaaattaatttaaaaaagagatgaaaaaaaaatatgaatcaaccCGGGTTAATCCACAAACCCTGCAACCATGAAAATCATGGAATACTTTAATCGGgttcaatcaagaagtttaattcCCGATCAATTTAATCTTGAAGGATACAAtcgtgaaaaaaatatcaacttagAAAACATGTCAAAGGAAAaaagatagcaataaaaagaatgaagatcaaatttaattaaaaaaacccaagaaggataaaattgtataacaaaataattggGATAACCCAACTGATAGCAATAAAGagatagcaataaaaaagaatgaaaatcaaatttaaaaagaaaaaacccttgaaagataaaattataaaaataatgaacaggataacccaataaaaaaatgaaaaacaaaagtacAAAGgctaatttctaataaattaaatattaaaggatgaaattaaaataattaaactttaaaaaatggtataaaaaataaattcacattAACCTTTGAAATCAATGATCTTGTTCTTAAAACTGAGATTAATGCTatagaaccaaaaaataaaatctttgttaacTCGGCTTAATTTGCATACCTTGTGATCATGAACACAAGATtaggataacccaataaaaaagaaataagaaaaaaagataggaagactaatttcaaataaattaaatgttcaaagatgaaattgaaataattaaattaaaggaacccaaaaaaaaaaaaaccccataatTATGGTTAAAAGATTagaataacccaatagaaagttaaatcatgttaacCTTTAAAACTAGTGACTCTAGTCAAGAATCCAAGATCTAATTTCATAGAAGGCAAactgtaaaaaattaataaagcaaatctaaaaaatgaccaaatatatatataaaaaaaatagctttaaaaagaaaaaaaataacctagacAAATTTTCTAAAGCCGATCTAATTTCTAAAACTCATAACCTGTGAAATCCTTGAACCAGGTGGGTTCAATCAAGAagcttaatttctaattaatttaattttaaagaatgaaattatattaaaaaatcaatttgaaaatcttgctaaagaaaaaaaaagatagcaataaaaagaatggtgataaaattaaaaaaaaaaacaaaaagcttaaaaatgatctcaaataaaaataaacaatcaaaataatagagattaaatttgaaagattaaaaaaaataaaaggaaggtgaaagtaaaaaataattgtaattttataacttataaaaaataaaaaaaataataataaatttgaaaaattaaaaattaaaaggggataaaattgaaaaatatttatgattttataatttattcaaaaaaaatatataaataaatataaaatgaaaataaattataggagctagtctgattttttttaagagattgaCATGAAATTAAAgagtgagaaagaaaaagaaaaagagataaaataaaaactcttttaGCCCAAAACTACGAATGGTTCACCCTGGAAGAATGCCGTGCCCTTCCTCGAAGGAGAAATTGTCCGCAAATGCCTCGCTCGCAACGCccaacaggttttttttttcttccaaaaggAGAACCCCAAAACATtggatttcattttaaatttgaatggaTTTCTTCAGGTCTGAGAGTTAATGTTATTGTTGCAGGAATATTTGAAATGGGTCTGACTCATGTTTTCCTTCATCTGCCCTTGATATAGAAGTGTTCATTTGTAGCGCATCGCAGGTACAAAATCATATACAGTCGCTACGCATCATTGTTTTCTTGGTGGGAGTTGACAATATAATGAAGTTCTTATCTTTTCAACTACACaatgcttcttttcttttaagatcatAGCATGCTACTTATTACTATAACCTTCAGGTGCTTGGGTCTGGTAATCACTCAACGATTAAATTCTATGCCGTGACATGAatatcttcttccttttcatgtTTATGGAGggtaaaaaataatgtcaatACTGGAGGAAATGGATTACTGGATTTACAAACGAACACTCTCGGGCTTGCAGATGTGTGTGATTCACAATTACAAACCCTGCGGGGTATTTATACTTAATCCACTGTCTTCACCATAGTCTCCTTTCATTCAATGTTCTTTGTTTCTAGCTATTGCAGAACGAGCTTGCAATTTTGGAATTCATACAACTTGTAGTTGAGACCATGGACCGCCATTTCGGCAATGTGGCAAGTCCTCTACTGCCAAGGATGATGTCTTTTTACCCCATGTTGATGGACTAATATTTGGCTTGTCATCTTTGTCGCCAAGGTTGTCTCCTGGTTTTCCTTTGTTACCCTCAGATAGAAGTTTaccttttctctttgttttaatttgtttctcttATCTACAATGCGAGCTAGAAATCATGTTCCATTTAGAAAAAAGCTCATTTCATGCTGGAAGAGATTGTCATGAATGGTTTGCATTGATGAGACAAGCAACTCTAACATTCTGAGCCCGACAATTACACTGATGGACAAAACATCTTACATGACTGGTCAGGTGCTATCGTTCTTTCTTGGATTCTTGATGAGTTAGCATTTTAGTTTATCCTTTAGTGTATAAATAAGCTTCAACAGAGACATTTTCCCTGGTACATGAAAAACGTTGTgttgattttattgttgtacCGGTAAAATACTCTGCTGTCTTCAACAAAATTTGGTTTTCATACCTTAATCATTCTGTCCATGTGTAAAGTTCAACTCTTAAGCTCAAGTTCTGTGTGTAATGGCTGCACTGTAGTGTCCTTTGCTCTATTCTGGAGGCATCCAATTCCAAGGTGAAGAAGGATTTTTAAGTTGCAGTATCATCAGCCAACATCAAATTTGCTaacaaaatatacattttttttagagttacgCATAAATTGCCTAATCTTCTACAGAATAATAATGTTTCACAGATGTATTTCCTGCCAATTGGCAACATTTCTCTAggaaatttcaatttgaaaaaactgaAAGATCAAATTGCTGCAGGCCTGCCATCTTTTCTTAGATCGCTCACTGCTGTGAGCGTTCCATGGAGTATTTGGGCATTTACAGAATCTCTCGAATTTTCTCTGTCCACGTGGATGGGGCTTTGGAGGGTCTGAACAACAAGCTGGACAATAGCTCCCCCTGCCTGAGCCAGCAACTGATGACCCCTTTCCTCCAAGAAAGCTTTTCTGTCCCCTGCAAGTTCTATGTGCTTGCCATCTATTACTGTCCAGTTTTCGTACAACACAGTATTGGGTATTAACTGCTCAAAATCAGATCACATCATATGTCCAAGTATTAGACGGCATATCATATTACCCAGAGAGAAGATAAACATGAATTGACCGTTGAAGCAAGTTTCCTACCTTGTGATAGACCCTTGGACTCTCAACTGCAGTTAAAGGTTCCATCCTCATGACAAAATGATTAAGAAAGACTTGTATCACCGCTGGAATGATGAAAAGTCCGCCACTACCACCCATGACCCCAGCTAGCTGATTGTCCTGTGGAGTTTACAAAAGTGAGATTACTCGAAGTTAGAGAGGATTTATGAAATTGATGACGATACATCTGATTCAAGACCAATGAGGTCGAAACTATTGCTGTTGAGCTGCAAGAATTTCTAGCTTGATAgagagtaatatatatatatatataaagccaaACCTTGGTGACAATAATAGGAGTCATGGAAGATAAAGGTCTCTTGTTGGGTTCGATAAAATTTGCTGGAGCAGGAGGGAGCATGTCAGGAGTTATCTCTGTGGGTGCTGAGAAATCACCCATCTCATTGTTGAGCAAAATTCCAGTAGAGGGCGAGAGAACTCCAGCTCCAAAACCataatttattgttgttgtcattGATACAGCATTTCGCTCTGCATCCACAATGCAAAAGTGGCTGGTTCCATGATCTCTAAGCTGACTCCACCTACTAATTAAGGTCTGGAATCTTTAGAATCATGACACAGTGACAATGATACCAGTAAAGCTTTATTTATAATCAGTAGCAAGTAGACATACCTTTCCATATTCATGTAATATTCTGGAGGGAATGTGGTATTGTCCACTATCATTTTCTGTATTTTATCAGCGTAAGATTGGGAAAGCATTTCAGACATATATTTGGCTGTGTTTATGAAAGCAGGGTCCCCCAAGTTCATTCGAACGGCAAACATGTGCTTCATCGCTTCAATCAAGCGATGAAGACCAAGATTTCCCTCTGCAGCTTTAGAACTTCCATAACTATTTAGGATGTTTAAGACCTGTTTTGCATCAGAATTTAGAGAAATCCAATCCACATAATTCAAAAGCTTCACAACCATGAACAGTATTGTAGTCAGAGTAAAATGAAATATCCATATCCTGAAGTCAGCTCACTAATTAGCCCTAGTTTTGTTGGACATCAGTCCTTCAAAGCCAGAGCAGAACAGCCAAAAGATCACTTGATTTTACAGAACAAAATGCTTGATTGACACAATATGCATTCATAAGTGAAAAAATATAACCCACCCACCAGAGACATTCCAAGTGTTCCACTTGAAGGTGGTGGCATTCCATATATAGTGTAGCCCGTAACGTTAGCAGCTAAGGCATCCATTATATCCACCTTGTAATTCTTTAGATCTTCCATCGTTAGAATCCCACCAGCATCTCTGACATCTTTTACAAATTTCTCGCCGACAGTGCCATTATAAAAGGCTTGTGGGCCTTGTTCTGCGACTGCTTCCAGGCTTTGGGCTAGCTCCAGATTAGTGCATTTATCACCAGCTTGTAACAACCTCCCATTCGGAGCGAACACTTGCTGCAACCCAGGatcattcatgattttttcggCACATTTAGCAATGGAAGATGCAAGATAGGGAGCAACAACAAAACCATCCCTGGCAAGTTTTATGGCAGGTTGGAATAGAGTCCTCCAATTCAAACGCCCATGTTGCAGCCAAGCTTCATGGAGGCCAGCAATCTCACCGGGAACTCCCATGGACAGGGCACCTGAATACTTGTTATTCAAGTTGTTTGCATACATATTCTATTCATGGACAAATACACCATAAAAGATGAATAAGCAGACCTTCAAAATGGGCAATGAACGTGCAATCCtggtaaacaaaattaaaaaaaaaaaattgatggaagAAAATTCtagttgattttcttaattttttttcctgatggaTAGGATCTAGCGGATTTACTGGGACAAGGTGTGATGTAGAAAAGCTAGCAAGTACTGATATTTTAGGTGAAAGAGAAGACTTTGAACCTGTGAAGCAGCCCCGGGAGCAGTTTCTCTCATGTCATAAGCTTGAGTTTTAGAAGTAGATGAAGACCTGACAATCATGAAAGCTCCACCTCCTATTCCACTTCCCACTGGATTAACAACACCAACGCACAAAGCAGTTGACACTGCAGCATCAACAGCATGCCCACCTTGTCTAAGCATTGATGCACCGATTTCAGAACACCGAGCATCATCAGCAGCAACAACACCTTGTTCTGACTCGACAATCTCAGCATTGTTAACTTCAATCCTCTCACTGTAGTTTTTTCCTCCTCTCAGTACCCAACAAGTGAAGTGGGCTCCAAAAGTTAGCAGGCCTACAGCTGAAGTGCAAACAGTATGCTTAGGTAGCATTAACTTGGATAATTATAGCATTTTCATGAACACTAGAAATGATAATCTGAACGTTTTGCATCTTATAGGAAAGGCATGCAGTCGTGCtccaacaaataattaaaatatgagaTAAAAATTAACAGATCTCGACAGCTACTGATAAGGAAATGGTGAGAACAAAAACGTAGCACTTGCAATATTTGCCCAAATGAATGATTCTTTATAATTAAACGTGGATAATAACTTATCCTGTGAATCCCAGAACAACTATCTTGTTTTGGCTCTGCTAATCTGATTAAACATGCTGTTAGATGGAGGATTGGACTTGGCACAAATTATTGGATGGAGTGGGTTCCAATGATCCTGGAAACCCCACAGAACATGGAAGGAATTCTGAACAactgtcatatatatatatatatggaaggaacaaaaaccaaacatacaaacataaagagagaaagagagagagagagagtggttaGTACTTGTAATAATGGTTACGGAGGCAAGAAAGAAGCACAAAGCTTTGCGACTCCAATTCTTCTTGCCATaaatatgataatttgttgatgAGACATCAGTGCCCAAGAGCGGAGCTACGGTGCTCTGTCGCCCCATGATCCCTCCCTTCAACCTTCAACAACAAAGACAGAGTCTAAGAGAAAGAGAAGGTATTATTACCTGATAAGCTGTCAGTGTTGGTTAGGTGTCTTGATGGACTCTTACTGGTTGAACAAGAGACCTTTCTTTATTCATGTGTTAGGCTGTGAGGAATCTTTTGTTGATAagtgaatatattttttcattttttttctcttttttatttcgatgactaataataaaatattttttaatttttagttcgATGTCTTTGATAAAGTGAAGCAAAAggcagaaaaaagaaatgaattggGTTGGGTTGGTATTTGATGCAGATTCATATGTGTACAAGATTGATTAAGAGTGTTtttggcagtgtggttatgggtattttttaaatagtttttcgtgctaaaatatatgttaatgatgtttttttattttttaaaaattatttttgacatcagtacatcaaaacaatctaaaaagtacaaaccgcactcaattttagcaaaaaaaaaattcaaattttgatgaaacaCAGTTACAAATGCAATGCCAAACAATGTctatataaaattttcataggaaTTCAGGGTCATTCAAACTTTTTCATGATATGACTAATCTGAATAGAATCTGAATTATTATAACTTTCTAGGTGGTAGTTAAGTGGTAAAAATTTAAGATCAAGAGGTTTATTCCTTCTGTTCTTAGGTTtgagccatgtggttgctcatataataGCCACTataggcttacatggtcgttaatttcagggcctgtgagattagtcgaagTGCGCGCAAGTTAGCCCGGACAtctacgttaaactaaaaaaaaaatctgcatTATCATTTTctaggatttttaattttgtctttttcCATGTTCTTCAatgttttattaagttttttgggtttttttcttggaCTTTCAAGTagttctagattttttttaaaaaaaatgcatagatcaattaattccataaaaacaattaagtgatttttttaaagacaCATTTAATTgacaataattgaaaaaatgggtagacaataataataataataaatgataattcATACGgtagattattaaaaattaaaaaagtttggCAAATGAATAATACAACTATCTACAACATTAACTATTTAATGCCTATTTGATAACACGGTAGATAGAGTTtttataaaagtgttttttaattaaaaatttatcaaaataagttttttatatttttattttatattttatattagtatatcaaaactataaaaaatacataaaaaatcaatttaatattattttcatataaaaattattttcaaaaatacttttaaaaatagattttatcgAACATAGAGTTAATCGGAGCATGTAAACTATCGGAGCAAACTCTGAGGGGTGTATCTTAACTGATCATGCTTTAAATTTGCTCCTTAAAAGTTATCAGTTGGAGTCTCACAAACCTTAAGGCTACTAGAagcttatatgatcgttaatttcagggctcGTAGGATTAATCGAGATACGTGTAAACTAGTCTGAATatctacattaataaaaaaaaatcttcagcacaacgtttgttttttttttgtaatgataataatagctTTCCAATTTAGCCACGGCAAGCGAATTATAAAACGGTCAATTTTGCATTTTGGGAGTAAAAGGTAGAAACCGGCTAATTCTAAATCCACACGGAAGAgcaagtattattattattattattattattttgttacatCATCCTAAACGATAGTTGCTTTGAAAAATGAACATAATTGTaccaaaacaattaaacaatgtCGTAAAAGGTGACGCCAAATAAATAGACCTCCACAAGTTCAAAGTTGAATAATGCACACCAAATAATTGAAAAGTATAAGGATGGTTTAGTATTATTTGTAGTTTCCGAAGtttctttttccaatttaagaaaataaaaaaaaatatattttttaaattattaaaaggaaaaaaaagacgaACTatcactatttttaaaaaatttataatagtgTGCGTGTATATTCTATCCTTAATGAAACTCATTCTCCAGAAAATTACAATATCAAGTGATgcaatttatatatttcttttaaaaatcaaatgcaaTAATTATATTccttaaagtttttttgttacttttttttccggtttaggatacaaattttaattaaattccaaccaataattttttaaaaaaaataattaatctagttaaatatgattttatgcCTAGGTGTAAAAACTTTCGTGCGACTTCAGTATTTTAAAACAAG
It contains:
- the LOC133674384 gene encoding glutathione hydrolase 3 isoform X2 translates to MGRQSTVAPLLGTDVSSTNYHIYGKKNWSRKALCFFLASVTIITTVGLLTFGAHFTCWVLRGGKNYSERIEVNNAEIVESEQGVVAADDARCSEIGASMLRQGGHAVDAAVSTALCVGVVNPVGSGIGGGAFMIVRSSSTSKTQAYDMRETAPGAASQNMYANNLNNKYSGALSMGVPGEIAGLHEAWLQHGRLNWRTLFQPAIKLARDGFVVAPYLASSIAKCAEKIMNDPGLQQVFAPNGRLLQAGDKCTNLELAQSLEAVAEQGPQAFYNGTVGEKFVKDVRDAGGILTMEDLKNYKVDIMDALAANVTGYTIYGMPPPSSGTLGMSLVLNILNSYGSSKAAEGNLGLHRLIEAMKHMFAVRMNLGDPAFINTAKYMSEMLSQSYADKIQKMIVDNTTFPPEYYMNMERWSQLRDHGTSHFCIVDAERNAVSMTTTINYGFGAGVLSPSTGILLNNEMGDFSAPTEITPDMLPPAPANFIEPNKRPLSSMTPIIVTKDNQLAGVMGGSGGLFIIPAVIQVFLNHFVMRMEPLTAVESPRVYHKLIPNTVLYENWTVIDGKHIELAGDRKAFLEERGHQLLAQAGGAIVQLVVQTLQSPIHVDRENSRDSVNAQILHGTLTAVSDLRKDGRPAAI
- the LOC133674384 gene encoding glutathione hydrolase 3 isoform X1; the protein is MGRQSTVAPLLGTDVSSTNYHIYGKKNWSRKALCFFLASVTIITTVGLLTFGAHFTCWVLRGGKNYSERIEVNNAEIVESEQGVVAADDARCSEIGASMLRQGGHAVDAAVSTALCVGVVNPVGSGIGGGAFMIVRSSSTSKTQAYDMRETAPGAASQNMYANNLNNKYSGALSMGVPGEIAGLHEAWLQHGRLNWRTLFQPAIKLARDGFVVAPYLASSIAKCAEKIMNDPGLQQVFAPNGRLLQAGDKCTNLELAQSLEAVAEQGPQAFYNGTVGEKFVKDVRDAGGILTMEDLKNYKVDIMDALAANVTGYTIYGMPPPSSGTLGMSLVLNILNSYGSSKAAEGNLGLHRLIEAMKHMFAVRMNLGDPAFINTAKYMSEMLSQSYADKIQKMIVDNTTFPPEYYMNMESRWSQLRDHGTSHFCIVDAERNAVSMTTTINYGFGAGVLSPSTGILLNNEMGDFSAPTEITPDMLPPAPANFIEPNKRPLSSMTPIIVTKDNQLAGVMGGSGGLFIIPAVIQVFLNHFVMRMEPLTAVESPRVYHKLIPNTVLYENWTVIDGKHIELAGDRKAFLEERGHQLLAQAGGAIVQLVVQTLQSPIHVDRENSRDSVNAQILHGTLTAVSDLRKDGRPAAI